Part of the Aquimarina sp. MAR_2010_214 genome is shown below.
TAGAGGAAAGAAATTTCTCATGTTTTTAATTTGGCTTTTTAAATATAGCAATTATAAATAAATCAATTACTTATAGATATAAGATTTGTAACCAATTGATGTTACATATGTCATAAAAGATTTTCTAGTACACAATTCGAGTTAAATTATCATAATCCCTATATCGGGTGTTGATATCATCTAATATCTAAACCCTTTAAATTTTAAAAAATAATCATACTTTTATACACACAATTGAATATTTCTTAGTTTGCTACTCTAAAATGACCGAAAACGTAAAAATTATTGAATGTCCTCGTGATGCTATGCAGGGGATAAAAGAATTTATTCCTACCGAAAAAAAGGTTCAATACATTCAATCTTTACTAAGATGTGGTTTTGATACTATAGATTTTGGAAGTTTTGTTTCACCCAAAGCAATACCTCAAATGGTAGATACTGCTCAGGTTTTATCGCAATTAGATCTTTCTGATACGAGTAGCAAATTGTTAGCTATTATAGCTAATGTTCGTGGAGCTAATGATGCAGTACAGCATAAAGCAATTGATTACCTGGGATATCCTTTCTCGATTTCAGAAAATTTCCAGATGAGAAATACGCATAAGACTATTGCAGAATCTGTAGCCACGCTGCAAGAAATATTAAACATTGCAGATAAAGCGAACAAAAAAGTAGTAGCTTATCTTTCTATGGGATTTGGTAATCCTTATGGAGATCCATGGAATGTAGAAATAGTAGGAGAGTGGACAGAAAAACTAAGCAAAATGGGTGTGAAAATTCTTTCATTATCCGATACTGTTGGTACTTCTACACCAGAAATTATTGATTATTTGTTTTCGAATTTAATTACAACCTATTCAGAGATTGAATTTGGAGCACATTTGCATACTACACCAACGACCTGGTTTGAAAAAGTAGATGCTGCATATAAAGCTGGATGCAGACGATTTGATGGGGCTATTCAGGGATTTGGCGGATGCCCAATGGCAAAAGATGAGCTAACAGGTAATATGCCTACAGAACGTATGATCTCATATTTTACAACGGTGAATGCCGAAACAAATATCAGAACGCTAAGTTTTGAATCTTCTCATAATGAGGCTACCAAAATATTTTCACTATATCATTAGTCTGTATCAGTCTTAAGATCAGTGTAGTAATTCTATTTCTTTACTGAAGTTTAAAATTAATTTAGATTTAATATAAATAAACTTTGTCAAGTTCATTTTGATGAATATATTTGCGGTCGAAATAAATAAATTATTTGTAATAAGTCTAAATAAAAAGATGAAAAATAAATTAACATTACTATTATTAACCATTACTTTTATAGGTTTTGCTCAGACTAGGCAAGATTCTATACAATTGGATCCTCAAAAACAAATCAACGCCGCACAGCGTATCCTTTCAGGTAATTCTGGTAAGGCAGTAACTGTTGGTGCATATGGAGAAATGCTATATAACCAGCCCGAAGGAGATAATGGAGAACTAGATGTGCAACGATTAGTATTACTTTTTGGTTATCGATTTAATGATCAAATACAATTTGTTACAGAAGTAGAATTTGAACACGTAGAAGAAGTTTTTATTGAACAAGCTTTTGTTAACTACAACGTTGCCGATAATGTAAACCTTAGAGGGGGATTAATGTTAGTACCTATGGGGCTTATTAATGAGTTTCATGAGCCTACTACTTTTAATGGTACAGAGCGTCCTGCTGTTGATAATGTTATTGTTCCTACAACCTGGAGAGAACTGGGTATTGGAGTTAATGGTAGATTTGATAATATCTCATTAGGATACCAAGCTTATATTTTTAATGGGTTTAAATCTACAGAGTCTGATGGAGAAGGTGGAGTGAATGGATTTTT
Proteins encoded:
- a CDS encoding hydroxymethylglutaryl-CoA lyase, giving the protein MTENVKIIECPRDAMQGIKEFIPTEKKVQYIQSLLRCGFDTIDFGSFVSPKAIPQMVDTAQVLSQLDLSDTSSKLLAIIANVRGANDAVQHKAIDYLGYPFSISENFQMRNTHKTIAESVATLQEILNIADKANKKVVAYLSMGFGNPYGDPWNVEIVGEWTEKLSKMGVKILSLSDTVGTSTPEIIDYLFSNLITTYSEIEFGAHLHTTPTTWFEKVDAAYKAGCRRFDGAIQGFGGCPMAKDELTGNMPTERMISYFTTVNAETNIRTLSFESSHNEATKIFSLYH